The genomic interval ACTGTTTGCTCCTCGTGATACCGGTATAAATCAAGTTGCGCCTCAACATACGGTAATATCCCTGGACGATCGGCATGATGACAATCGGAAATTCGCTTCCCTGCGCTTTATGAATCGAGCAGCAGTAGGCATGTGTCAGCTGGTTCAGGTCCTGGCGGCTGTAAGTGACTTCGATGCCATCAAACGATACGACAAGCTGATCTTCTTTCTCAGTATTCTCCCTTGCGTAAAAAATCGCAACAATTTCGCCGATATCGCCATTGAACACCTGTTTTTCCGGCTGATTAACCAATTGCAGCACTTTATCGCCGACCCTGTATGCAAGGTCGCCAACTGTTATTTCCCTTGTTGTTTCTTTCTTCGGATTGAATAATTTCTGCAGCATGAGATTCAGCCGCTCAATACCGGCAGGTCCTTTATACATTGGGGCGAGCACCTGGATATCCCTCGGAGCATATCCCTTCTTGACTGCATTTGCGCTGATCTGTTCCACAATATCCAGCACCTGGTTTGCCCTGCATGGAAAAAAGCGCCGGTCGTTCTGAGGAGCAGCCAGGTTTTCCGGAAGGGTGCCGTTTTTGATGCTGTGTGCAAGCTCGATGATCGAGGATCCTTCCTCCTGGCGGTAAATATCTGTCAGCTTCACTGTCGGTACAGACCCTGATTTGAGAAGGTCCTTCAGCACCTGGCCAGGGCCGACTGAAGGAAGCTGGTCTTCATCGCCGACAAGAATAACCTGCATTTTTTCCGGCACCGATTTAAACAGCTGATTGGCCAGCCACACATCGACCATTGACACTTCATCAATGATCAGCAGCCGGCCTTCCATCATGTTCTCTTCATCATGATCAAAGCCGTCGTTTCCGTTCCAGCCAAGAAGGCGGTGGATGGTGACCGCCGGCAAGCCTGTCGCCTCGCTCATCCGTTTGGCGGCCCGGCCTGTCGGGGCGGCAAGCAATACCGGAAAAGGCTCTGATTTGTTCATATAATCTTTCGGTTCGAGCGATAGGCCGTGCAATTCGGCAAAAACTTCGACAATCCCTTTCGTAACCGTCGTTTTACCTGTACCAGGCCCTCCGGTCAAAATCATCATCGGGGAAGAAAGTGCTTTCTGGATCGCTTCTTTTTGTGTCGGTGCAAATTCCACTTCTTCCCGTTCCTCAAGCTCGCCCAATTCCTTAAGAAATTCCGCTTCAGGAAACTGATCGGCAAATTCGGATTGGGTCAGGATACGGTGTATGTTCGTGACCAGGCCTTTTTCCGCAAAGAATAAAGAAGGCAGATAAACTCTGCCGTCTTCAAGAACCAGCTTTTCCATAGAAGACAATGCTTCAATTTCGGCAGCTACTTCTCCCTCGCTTACCGCCTCATTTTCATATTCGTCATTCGTAAGGAGGCTGCTTGCGCTTGCAAGGAGGGCATCTTTTTTCAAGTAGACGTGCCCCTCCTGCATCGATTGCTGATCGAGCAAATACAGGATACCGGCCTTAATGCGGTCTGGATGATTTCCCTTCAGGCCAAAAGCACGGCCCAGTTCATCTGCTCTGGCAAATCCGATTCCCTCTATATCTTCGATCAGCTTATAAGGGTTGCTTTCAAGCACTTCAAGCGTTTCATCAAGATAGGCCTGGTATATTTTCATGGAAAGCTGCGGCCCGAATCCATACTGTGACAGGGCGATCATAACTTGTTCCATCCCTTCGTTTTCCTGAAGTGTACGGCTAATCGTTTCAGCTTTTTCTTCAGGCAGGCGCGGGACGTTCTCCAGGACCGCTGAGTTTTCGAGTATTTGGGAAATCGCTGTCTCACCCAGTGTCTCAACAATATTTTCAGCCGTCTTTTTACCGATGCCTTTGAACAGGTCACTTGATAAGTACTGGATGATGCCTTCCTTTGATTGCGGAAGCTCCTTCCGGTAATGATCGGTATGGTACTGCAAGCCGAACTTCGGATGTTCTTTGAAGTTGCCGAAAAACGTATACATTTCTTCTTCGTGGAGCCGGGGGAAATTGCCGGTGACAACAACTTCTTTTTCATCATAATTTTCGTTTGTCTCTTTTATTCGAATACGGGCAACGGAGTATAGATTCTGCTCATTGTGGAAAATCATCACAATGAGTTTACCTTTTATATATTTTTTCTCCTCATCAAAAAGATCCATTCGTTTCTGTTCTTTCATCGTCCTCCGCTCCCCCTTCCATATATCCTTATGGCCGACCGTCATCTTTATCATTGAGCATTTCTTCCACTTTGCTCCTCGCGTTGGCTGCAAGTAAATGATCAGGCTGGATCTTGAGCGCTCTGTTGAAGAGCTCCAGCGCTTCATATGGTTTTTCTTCATACAGCCGCGCCACACCGAGATTGAAACATGCATCCGGATGGGACTCATCCAGTTCGAGCACTTTTTCGAACTGTGCCGCAGCCTCGTCAATCGATTCCATGCCGGCGAGCGCCATTCCGTATTGGAAACGTGCTTCTGCATCATCACCATTCAATTCAACTGCCCGCTGGAAACGCGGCAAAGCGTGCCGCACTTGCTCTAACTGGAGAAAAGCCATTCCTGACATGAAGTAAACATCCGCTTCGTACAGCCCTTTTTCCAGAGCCTTATCATACATATCCCCGGCGTCTTTGAATTGGTCCAGATTATAAAATGCGTTCCCGGCGCCATAGTAGGCGGCGGCACTGTTTTCATCCAGCTCGATTGCTTTTTCGAAGAAAGCAATCGACCTGGTCAGTTCTCCGGCACTTGCAAGCAGATTGCCGAGATTAATATAAGCAACCGGCTCATCCGGCTGTTCTTCAATCGCTTCGTTAAAAGCTTTGATTGCCTCCTCGAACTTCTCTTGTTTCATATAGTGAATGCCTAATTCATTTTTATCCATAATATCTCATCTCCTATCACACTCCACATTGCAACTGAGAGTTTTCCATTATGTAACATCGGCGGCACTTGGCTGCAAGGCGTCCATTCTATGCAAAGCAAAGCTCGGCTAAAGTCAATGTTGAAAAACCGGCCGTCAAACCCGCTCGATTTCACCTTATACGCCTGCTTTTTGAAACTGTTTTCTTTATAGGAAAAAAGCCGACTCCTGGCTGCTCCATTTATCAAGGAGGCAGGCTGATGTGTGAGAGCCTGAATTCCACTTGATGAATTGAAAAGAGCGGTACCTTTAGAGTCAGCTTCTTTTACACATATGTCAGCTGTTTGCCGTCTTTGTATACATCATCGATCGTTCCTCCGCCGAGGCAAACCTCGCCGTCATAAAAGACGACAGCCTGTCCCGGTGTAATTGCACGCTGGGGTTCTTTGAACTTGACAACTGCCGTGCCATCTTCTTCCTGCAAGACGGTCACTTCCCTGTCAGGCTGCCTGTAGCGGAATTTGGCAGTGCATGTGAAGCTTTCTGGCGGTTTCCGGCTGCTTACCCAGTTGACATCCGAAGCTGTAAGTTCATGGGAATAAAGCAGATCGTTATGGAATCCCTGGCCGACATACAGAATATTTTCGGACAGGTTTTTCCCGACGACAAACCATGGTTCACCATCACCGCCGATTCCAAGACCGTGCCGCTGCCCGATCGTGTAATACATCAACCCGTCATGCCTGCCTTTCACTTCGCCTTCGATTGTTTGCATTTTTCCCGGCTGGGCAGGCAGGAACTCACTCAGGAATTCTTTGAAGTTCCGTTCGCCGATAAAGCAGATGCCCGTGCTGTCTTTTTTCTTCGCTGTAGCAAGCCCTCTGTCTTCGGCAATGGCGCGCACCTCTTTTTTGTCGAGATGTCCGAGCGGAAACAGCACTCTCGATAGCTGCTCCTGGGAAAGCTGGTTCAAAAAGTACGTCTGGTCCTTATTGGAGTCTACTCCCCTCAGCATCTTCACTTCTTCGCCG from Bacillus marinisedimentorum carries:
- a CDS encoding tetratricopeptide repeat protein, whose translation is MDKNELGIHYMKQEKFEEAIKAFNEAIEEQPDEPVAYINLGNLLASAGELTRSIAFFEKAIELDENSAAAYYGAGNAFYNLDQFKDAGDMYDKALEKGLYEADVYFMSGMAFLQLEQVRHALPRFQRAVELNGDDAEARFQYGMALAGMESIDEAAAQFEKVLELDESHPDACFNLGVARLYEEKPYEALELFNRALKIQPDHLLAANARSKVEEMLNDKDDGRP
- the recD2 gene encoding SF1B family DNA helicase RecD2, whose protein sequence is MKEQKRMDLFDEEKKYIKGKLIVMIFHNEQNLYSVARIRIKETNENYDEKEVVVTGNFPRLHEEEMYTFFGNFKEHPKFGLQYHTDHYRKELPQSKEGIIQYLSSDLFKGIGKKTAENIVETLGETAISQILENSAVLENVPRLPEEKAETISRTLQENEGMEQVMIALSQYGFGPQLSMKIYQAYLDETLEVLESNPYKLIEDIEGIGFARADELGRAFGLKGNHPDRIKAGILYLLDQQSMQEGHVYLKKDALLASASSLLTNDEYENEAVSEGEVAAEIEALSSMEKLVLEDGRVYLPSLFFAEKGLVTNIHRILTQSEFADQFPEAEFLKELGELEEREEVEFAPTQKEAIQKALSSPMMILTGGPGTGKTTVTKGIVEVFAELHGLSLEPKDYMNKSEPFPVLLAAPTGRAAKRMSEATGLPAVTIHRLLGWNGNDGFDHDEENMMEGRLLIIDEVSMVDVWLANQLFKSVPEKMQVILVGDEDQLPSVGPGQVLKDLLKSGSVPTVKLTDIYRQEEGSSIIELAHSIKNGTLPENLAAPQNDRRFFPCRANQVLDIVEQISANAVKKGYAPRDIQVLAPMYKGPAGIERLNLMLQKLFNPKKETTREITVGDLAYRVGDKVLQLVNQPEKQVFNGDIGEIVAIFYARENTEKEDQLVVSFDGIEVTYSRQDLNQLTHAYCCSIHKAQGSEFPIVIMPIVQGYYRMLRRNLIYTGITRSKQFLLLCGEQSAIETAVNRTNDNLRQTTLTEKLAEVLGPASIQEDGVLQDGSIPRTEDDLELELEPDEDMENLTPYDFLD
- the mnmA gene encoding tRNA 2-thiouridine(34) synthase MnmA, which gives rise to MNKRPEDTRVVVGMSGGVDSSVTALLLKEQGYEVIGIFMKNWDDTDENGVCTATQDYDDVIKVANQIGIPYYAVNFEKQYWDKVFQYFLDEYKAGRTPNPDVMCNKEIKFKAFLDHALSLGADYVATGHYAQVDHSGEEVKMLRGVDSNKDQTYFLNQLSQEQLSRVLFPLGHLDKKEVRAIAEDRGLATAKKKDSTGICFIGERNFKEFLSEFLPAQPGKMQTIEGEVKGRHDGLMYYTIGQRHGLGIGGDGEPWFVVGKNLSENILYVGQGFHNDLLYSHELTASDVNWVSSRKPPESFTCTAKFRYRQPDREVTVLQEEDGTAVVKFKEPQRAITPGQAVVFYDGEVCLGGGTIDDVYKDGKQLTYV